From a region of the Chroicocephalus ridibundus chromosome 8, bChrRid1.1, whole genome shotgun sequence genome:
- the FASLG gene encoding tumor necrosis factor ligand superfamily member 6 codes for MLEAFIELQHLSWVFAAGAMQAYKGRAGSSPRAQSGTAPAVFGCHMEDHTKHVQPIPLPAMQRNLNYVYPQIFWVDGCANTSTSCPPAPPGTPFPPPVPDRRRKPRDNNRERRSVGFLVISLLILLALTGVGLSMFQIFHLEKQLAELRESTSTEHIPPALEKLIGQKEQSMKKEARKAAHLTGNPAQQDLPLEWEPISGHAFTNGIQYRDQGLVINETGLYFVYSNVLFRGSVCSSQVLTHIVYKKNPTSPGSYVLMEDKCINYCTSQKTWARKSYLGALFQLRKMDSLHVNVSKIALVNFEESKTFFGLFKL; via the exons ATGCTTGAGGCTTTCATAGAGTTGCAGCATCTGAGCTGGGTGTTCGCTGCCGGAGCGATGCAGGCGTATAAAGGCAGAGCTGGGtcttcccccagggctcagtCTGGGACAGCCCCGGCAGTTTTTGGCTGCCACATGGAAGATCACACCAAGCACGTCCAGCCCATCCCGCTCCCGGCCATGCAGCGGAACTTGAACTATGTGTACCCCCAGATCTTTTGGGTGGACGGCTGTGCCAACACAAGTACTTCCtgccccccggcgccccccggcACTCCTTTCCCACCACCGGTGCCTGACCGGAGGAGAAAGCCAAGGGATAAcaacagggaaaggaggagcGTCGGCTTCCTGGTGATCTCCTTGCTGATCCTGCTGGCCCTCACTGGAGTGGGGCTGAGCATGTTTCAGATTTTCCACCTGGAGAAGCAACTGGCTGAACTTAGAGAG TCCACCAGCACTGAACACATCCCTCCAGCTTTGGAGAAACTCATAG GGCAGAAGGAGCAGTCAATGAAAAAGGAAGCGAGGAAGGCGGCGCACTTAACAG GGAACCCTGCCCAGCAGGACCTCCCTTTGGAGTGGGAACCCATCTCCGGCCATGCCTTCACCAATGGCATCCAGTACCGCGATCAAGGCCTGGTCATCAATGAGACTGGCCTGTACTTCGTGTACTCCAATGTGCTCTTCCGTGGCAGCGTCTGCAGCAGCCAGGTGTTGACGCATATCGTCTACAAGAAAAACCCCACCTCACCGGGGAGCTACGTGCTGATGGAGGACAAATGCATCAACTACTGTACGAGTCAGAAAACGTGGGCCCGGAAAAGCTACCTGGGGGCTTTATTCCAGCTCAGGAAGATGGACAGTTTGCATGTCAACGTCTCCAAAATTGCTCTGGTTAATTTTGAGGAATCCAAGACCTTCTTTGGCTTATTTAAGCTTTAA